In Aliiglaciecola sp. LCG003, a genomic segment contains:
- a CDS encoding CmpA/NrtA family ABC transporter substrate-binding protein has product MLSSPLSVAVKSVKRTASKLVAVGLIAGLLSTTSQAAELGWPEKEELKIGFIKLTDMAPLAIAYEKGYFEDEGLYVTLEAQANWKVLLDRVIDGQLDGAHMLAGQPLGATIGYGTQAHIITAFSMDLNGNGITVSNDIWQQMKANIPHQNGLPVHPIKADALKPIVEKYQQSGKPFKMGMVFPVSTHNYELRYWLAAGGIHPGFYAPHKGDTSGQIDAQALLSVTPPPQMPATMEAGTIHGYCVGEPWNQQAVFKGIGVPVITDYEIWKNNPEKVFGVSKEWADKYPNTHIRVVKAMIRAAKWLDENNNANRGEAVKILAKSQYVGADPEVIANSMTGTFEYEKGDKREVPDFNVFFRHNATYPYYSDAIWYLTQMRRWGQISDAKSDDWFMQTAKSVYRPDVYVLAAKSLIAEGKANASDFPDFNQESGFKPPQSDFLDGVTYDGTKPNAYLEKLAIGLKGDIKL; this is encoded by the coding sequence ATGCTATCTTCACCTCTTTCTGTCGCAGTCAAAAGTGTCAAACGCACAGCATCTAAGCTGGTTGCTGTGGGACTAATAGCTGGGTTGTTGTCGACAACGTCACAGGCCGCAGAATTGGGTTGGCCTGAAAAAGAAGAGCTCAAAATTGGTTTCATAAAGCTGACCGACATGGCGCCTTTGGCCATTGCTTATGAGAAAGGATACTTCGAAGATGAAGGCCTTTATGTGACTTTGGAAGCGCAGGCCAATTGGAAAGTGCTATTGGATAGAGTCATTGATGGTCAATTGGATGGCGCTCATATGCTTGCCGGCCAACCGCTGGGTGCGACAATCGGCTATGGCACTCAGGCACATATTATTACCGCATTTAGTATGGATCTGAACGGCAACGGAATTACCGTATCCAATGATATTTGGCAGCAAATGAAAGCCAATATCCCCCATCAAAATGGATTGCCAGTACACCCCATCAAAGCTGATGCGCTAAAGCCTATAGTTGAGAAATATCAGCAAAGCGGTAAGCCTTTTAAAATGGGCATGGTTTTTCCGGTTTCCACACATAACTATGAATTGCGTTATTGGCTAGCAGCAGGGGGAATTCACCCGGGTTTCTACGCCCCGCATAAAGGCGACACCAGTGGTCAAATTGATGCGCAGGCTTTGTTGTCGGTTACGCCCCCGCCACAAATGCCTGCAACTATGGAAGCTGGGACGATCCATGGCTACTGCGTAGGGGAACCATGGAATCAGCAAGCTGTATTCAAAGGTATAGGTGTGCCGGTAATAACCGACTATGAAATTTGGAAAAACAATCCAGAGAAGGTTTTTGGTGTTAGCAAAGAGTGGGCCGATAAGTATCCGAATACGCATATCAGGGTAGTAAAAGCGATGATCCGGGCGGCTAAGTGGTTGGATGAAAACAACAATGCTAACCGCGGTGAAGCCGTAAAAATACTAGCCAAGTCTCAATACGTGGGAGCTGATCCTGAGGTGATTGCTAATAGCATGACGGGAACCTTCGAATATGAAAAGGGTGATAAAAGAGAGGTACCTGATTTCAATGTGTTCTTCCGTCACAACGCCACCTACCCCTACTACAGTGACGCAATTTGGTACTTAACTCAGATGCGTCGTTGGGGACAGATCTCTGATGCCAAATCAGATGATTGGTTCATGCAAACCGCCAAGAGTGTCTATCGTCCGGATGTGTATGTTCTAGCAGCGAAGTCGCTCATCGCAGAAGGTAAAGCAAACGCTTCTGACTTTCCAGATTTTAACCAAGAAAGTGGTTTCAAACCCCCTCAATCGGATTTTCTAGACGGTGTGACTTACGACGGCACAAAACCCAATGCCTATTTGGAAAAGCTGGCCATTGGTTTGAAGGGCGACATAAAACTTTAA
- a CDS encoding MBL fold metallo-hydrolase, whose amino-acid sequence MRIISLSALIIAAGFLSNLVSAQDRFADVEIQSQHLGGSVYMMTGAGGNIGVSAGDEGLLIIDDQFEPLAEKISNALDQIVKGKLRYVINTHYHGDHTGSNVYMREVRDATVFAHDNVRTRLASKPDHKHAELPVVTYAQSVNIHFNGETLDVFHLSYAHTDGDSAVYFKQADVLHAGDVFFKDRFPYIDLDAGGSVAGYIAGVEHLLTLVSDQTKIIPGHGDLANKADMQRFVDMIKATSAEVKQHKINGMTVDDIVDAGLDEQWKDWAWQFISEEKWIKTLYQ is encoded by the coding sequence ATGCGGATAATTTCACTTTCGGCGCTGATAATAGCTGCTGGATTTCTCAGTAACTTAGTATCTGCACAGGATAGATTTGCGGATGTAGAAATTCAATCACAACATTTAGGCGGCTCAGTGTATATGATGACCGGCGCAGGTGGAAACATTGGCGTGTCTGCCGGCGATGAAGGCTTGCTGATCATCGATGATCAATTTGAACCTTTGGCCGAAAAGATTTCCAATGCGTTGGACCAAATTGTTAAAGGCAAACTCCGTTATGTGATAAATACTCATTATCACGGCGATCACACAGGTTCGAATGTGTATATGCGTGAAGTTCGCGATGCGACGGTGTTCGCACATGACAACGTGCGCACTCGGTTAGCTTCAAAGCCCGATCATAAGCATGCAGAACTTCCTGTTGTTACTTATGCGCAAAGCGTCAATATACATTTCAATGGTGAAACCCTAGATGTGTTCCACCTCTCCTATGCCCATACCGATGGTGACAGTGCGGTTTATTTTAAACAGGCCGACGTGTTACATGCCGGTGACGTGTTCTTTAAAGATAGATTCCCATACATAGATCTTGACGCTGGCGGTTCGGTGGCAGGCTATATAGCCGGTGTTGAACATTTGTTAACCTTAGTTTCAGATCAAACAAAGATAATTCCAGGGCATGGCGACCTTGCTAATAAAGCTGATATGCAGCGTTTCGTCGATATGATTAAAGCTACATCGGCCGAAGTAAAGCAGCATAAAATTAATGGCATGACGGTTGATGATATCGTTGACGCTGGCTTAGACGAGCAGTGGAAAGATTGGGCTTGGCAATTTATATCTGAAGAGAAATGGATAAAGACCCTTTATCAATAG
- a CDS encoding GNAT family N-acetyltransferase, which yields MDKDPLSIELVSAGEADMPTLHSWFDSVKTIRDWGGPNMDYPLTLKALALQIQLHDLHSFKLEDSAGNMLAFGQCYIRCGRAHFARLVVAPSKRGLGLGGLLVLKLIELAPSLLETNGYSLFVAKDNKVAEQLYRSLGFLPTDYPETPSAEMACYLYMTRK from the coding sequence ATGGATAAAGACCCTTTATCAATAGAGCTTGTCAGCGCCGGTGAAGCAGATATGCCTACACTGCATAGTTGGTTCGACTCGGTAAAAACCATTCGTGACTGGGGTGGTCCTAATATGGACTACCCTTTGACGCTAAAAGCACTTGCATTACAAATTCAGTTGCATGACTTACACTCCTTCAAACTCGAAGATTCAGCGGGTAATATGTTGGCCTTTGGTCAATGCTATATACGCTGCGGTCGAGCACACTTTGCACGTCTGGTGGTGGCACCAAGTAAACGGGGTTTAGGGTTAGGTGGCTTGCTGGTGCTTAAATTAATCGAGCTAGCACCGAGCCTATTGGAAACTAACGGGTATTCACTATTTGTTGCTAAAGATAATAAAGTTGCCGAACAACTTTACCGTTCCTTAGGCTTCCTGCCAACTGACTATCCCGAGACACCATCGGCTGAAATGGCCTGTTACCTATATATGACCCGCAAGTAA
- a CDS encoding Na+/H+ antiporter NhaC family protein — protein MSKMQNILTLVCIIFGLIAGLWVNFNLSASWVESRLQYQTFENAQGQIVYISRGKEQAIGTPVAYQDSPLRQRNLDTLTEAPTLKQQWVILDGDNTNPILLKADYHYGIWSLLPAFIAIALCLISREPLLALFSGIVVGGFMIGKFDISADILIPNMATADAASILILYLWLLGGLMGIWAKTGAAAAFAEMMSRRFVKGPRSAKLVTWMLGVLFFQGGTMSTVLVGTTVKPMADKANVSHEELSYVVDSTASPIASVIAFNAWPAYIQTFIFVPGVAFLATEADRIQFFFSSIPFSFYGIFAVVGTLLLSLEFTRFSGRPMQKAIARARLTGQLDAPNAAPISAKELRQVDTPAGYFPHWLEFVLPLVSLILVAVLTFVLTGSPQIHWAFGAALFLAIAMAMGKGMGLRGILEGLGTGWKGVVVASVILMLAITIGAVSKQLGGGIYLVELLGEELPYWILPMVLQLLTIVIAFSTGTSWGTYAIAFPLAMPLMWIIAQNEMLANPEVFMMICFAAVLNGSVFGDQCSPISDTTILSSMTTGCDLMDHVKTQIIPASYAAILAGILWTLSALIFS, from the coding sequence ATGAGTAAAATGCAAAATATTTTGACCTTGGTATGCATTATTTTTGGTCTGATCGCTGGGCTGTGGGTCAATTTTAATTTGTCAGCCTCTTGGGTAGAGTCTCGATTGCAATATCAAACCTTTGAAAATGCACAGGGGCAAATCGTCTATATTAGCAGAGGCAAAGAGCAAGCCATTGGAACGCCAGTAGCCTATCAAGACTCACCACTTAGACAGCGCAATTTAGACACACTCACCGAAGCCCCAACATTGAAACAGCAATGGGTAATACTCGATGGTGACAACACCAATCCGATTTTACTGAAGGCCGATTACCACTATGGTATCTGGTCTTTGCTGCCCGCCTTTATTGCCATCGCACTATGTCTAATCAGCCGCGAGCCTTTATTGGCATTATTTAGCGGAATCGTAGTGGGAGGTTTCATGATAGGTAAGTTCGATATCAGTGCGGACATCCTCATCCCTAACATGGCTACGGCCGATGCGGCCTCAATTCTCATATTGTATCTATGGCTTTTGGGTGGATTGATGGGGATATGGGCAAAAACCGGCGCAGCTGCTGCATTTGCAGAAATGATGAGTCGTCGCTTTGTAAAGGGACCGCGCTCGGCCAAATTGGTCACTTGGATGCTCGGAGTGTTATTTTTCCAAGGCGGGACTATGAGTACGGTGTTAGTTGGCACCACGGTAAAACCCATGGCAGACAAAGCCAATGTCAGTCATGAAGAACTCAGTTATGTGGTGGACTCCACTGCATCACCTATTGCTTCAGTTATTGCTTTTAATGCTTGGCCTGCATATATACAAACCTTTATATTTGTACCGGGCGTGGCTTTCTTGGCCACGGAAGCTGACCGCATTCAGTTTTTCTTTTCCAGCATCCCATTTAGTTTCTATGGAATATTCGCCGTGGTGGGCACCTTGCTATTAAGTTTGGAGTTCACTCGTTTTTCCGGTCGTCCTATGCAAAAAGCAATTGCAAGAGCTCGTCTTACCGGACAATTGGATGCACCCAATGCAGCGCCTATTAGCGCAAAAGAGCTACGACAGGTTGATACGCCTGCAGGTTATTTTCCTCATTGGCTGGAGTTTGTTTTACCTCTAGTCAGTTTGATCTTAGTGGCAGTGTTGACCTTTGTTCTCACTGGCTCACCGCAAATACATTGGGCGTTTGGTGCCGCATTATTTCTTGCTATCGCGATGGCGATGGGCAAAGGCATGGGCCTTAGAGGAATACTTGAAGGATTAGGTACTGGCTGGAAAGGAGTCGTTGTCGCTTCTGTGATCCTCATGTTAGCAATTACAATTGGCGCGGTCAGCAAGCAGTTAGGCGGGGGCATTTACTTAGTTGAACTGCTCGGCGAAGAGTTACCCTACTGGATTTTGCCTATGGTTTTACAACTGCTTACTATCGTAATTGCCTTTTCAACCGGCACCAGTTGGGGGACTTATGCTATTGCATTCCCATTAGCGATGCCATTGATGTGGATCATTGCCCAAAATGAAATGTTGGCCAATCCTGAGGTATTCATGATGATTTGTTTCGCCGCGGTATTAAATGGCAGTGTATTTGGTGATCAATGTTCACCCATTTCAGATACTACTATTTTAAGTTCAATGACGACAGGATGTGATTTGATGGATCACGTCAAAACACAAATAATACCAGCAAGTTATGCTGCTATCCTTGCTGGGATCCTGTGGACTCTCAGTGCGTTAATTTTCAGTTAA
- a CDS encoding ABC transporter permease, with translation MSPNVKFGFDKSQLTNFATGLILPTLGIIFFLLIWNVAARNIDTSLGQFPGPAQVWEQTNTLLDEHYAQQSKAEEFYQRQEVRNAQRVAADPSYKPKIRNFTGAPTFFQQIWTSLYTVMIGFIIASLIAVPVGIACGLSKSAYAAMNPLIQLFKPVSPLAWLPLVTMVVSAVYVSDDPMFSKSFITSAVTVSLCCLWPTLINTAVGVSSIDSDLINVSKVLRLGPITHIVKIVLPSSIPMIFTGLRLSLGIGWMVLIAAEMLAQNPGLGKFVWDEFQNGSSESLARIMVAVLTIGLIGFILDRLMLILQRQVSWDKNAITR, from the coding sequence ATGTCGCCAAACGTAAAGTTTGGTTTTGACAAAAGCCAACTGACCAACTTTGCGACAGGCTTAATTTTACCCACGTTAGGCATCATATTCTTTTTGCTAATTTGGAATGTGGCAGCTAGAAATATAGATACTTCTTTGGGGCAATTTCCAGGCCCTGCACAAGTCTGGGAGCAAACGAATACTTTGCTAGACGAACATTACGCTCAACAATCTAAAGCGGAGGAATTCTATCAGCGCCAAGAGGTACGTAATGCGCAGCGAGTGGCGGCCGATCCAAGTTATAAGCCTAAAATTCGTAACTTCACTGGCGCACCGACATTTTTCCAACAGATATGGACCAGCTTATACACGGTTATGATTGGTTTTATTATTGCCTCTTTGATTGCTGTACCGGTCGGAATTGCCTGCGGTTTGAGTAAATCCGCTTATGCGGCAATGAATCCATTGATTCAACTATTTAAACCCGTGTCACCCCTAGCATGGTTACCCCTAGTAACCATGGTGGTCAGTGCAGTCTATGTGAGTGACGACCCGATGTTTTCTAAGTCATTTATTACCTCTGCTGTGACCGTGTCCTTGTGTTGCTTGTGGCCAACGTTGATCAATACCGCAGTGGGCGTTTCATCGATTGACTCAGACTTAATCAATGTGAGTAAGGTATTAAGATTAGGGCCTATCACGCATATTGTCAAAATCGTGTTGCCTTCCTCAATCCCGATGATATTCACCGGATTGCGTTTGTCTTTGGGCATAGGTTGGATGGTATTAATCGCTGCTGAAATGTTGGCGCAAAATCCCGGATTAGGAAAGTTTGTTTGGGATGAGTTTCAAAATGGTAGCTCAGAATCCTTGGCGAGAATTATGGTGGCAGTACTCACTATTGGGCTTATTGGCTTTATTTTAGACCGTCTTATGCTGATATTACAAAGGCAGGTAAGTTGGGATAAGAATGCAATTACTCGTTGA
- a CDS encoding serine/threonine dehydratase translates to MISFADVDAAHKRISSMIHQTPILESSMLNECLGSRILFKAECLQRTGAFKVRGALNCLTRLAEQGKLPKHIVANSSGNHAQAVAYAARKYNIPATIYSTVNVSAVKAAATKHYGAKLKLFNTRKEADLAVQHAAKQEGTLWIPPFNHPDIIAGQGTLAFDALAQTGDVDAVFAPCGGGGLLSGTLIATRQLCPNAKVIGAEPLVANDAAQSLRSGKIITLGQAPITLADGAATPSVGHHTFPILKQLDAFFEVSEVQIAYWSQWLQHLLKIHVEPTSAMSMQAVAEWLGSVAKNQTVLVLLSGGNIDQSMMSRLWSVDYLNELPQLALQKHEI, encoded by the coding sequence ATGATTAGTTTTGCAGATGTAGATGCCGCACATAAGCGTATATCGTCGATGATACATCAAACCCCTATTTTAGAATCGTCTATGCTAAATGAATGCTTAGGCAGTCGCATTTTGTTTAAAGCCGAGTGTTTGCAGCGCACAGGGGCATTCAAAGTCAGGGGCGCTCTTAATTGCCTAACCAGGTTAGCTGAACAAGGAAAGCTACCTAAGCACATTGTCGCTAATAGCTCTGGCAATCACGCTCAAGCCGTTGCCTATGCTGCACGTAAATACAACATACCAGCGACTATATACTCTACTGTTAATGTGTCCGCCGTAAAGGCAGCAGCCACCAAGCACTACGGCGCTAAATTAAAATTGTTTAATACTCGTAAAGAAGCTGACCTTGCAGTGCAACACGCAGCTAAGCAGGAGGGAACCCTTTGGATCCCACCTTTTAACCACCCCGATATCATCGCAGGGCAAGGCACCTTAGCGTTTGATGCGCTAGCTCAAACCGGTGACGTAGATGCTGTTTTTGCCCCTTGTGGTGGCGGGGGTTTGCTTTCAGGTACATTAATAGCAACGCGGCAATTATGCCCTAACGCTAAAGTAATAGGCGCCGAACCCTTGGTTGCTAACGATGCAGCCCAGTCTTTGCGTAGTGGTAAAATAATCACTTTGGGGCAAGCCCCAATAACGCTAGCAGACGGTGCAGCAACACCATCTGTGGGTCATCATACCTTCCCCATTTTAAAGCAACTTGATGCATTCTTCGAAGTCAGTGAAGTGCAAATTGCCTATTGGAGTCAATGGTTACAACACCTGCTGAAAATCCATGTGGAACCGACCAGCGCGATGAGTATGCAAGCTGTTGCAGAGTGGCTTGGCAGTGTTGCTAAAAACCAAACAGTTTTAGTCTTACTCTCCGGCGGCAACATAGATCAAAGCATGATGTCACGCTTGTGGTCAGTGGATTATCTAAATGAATTACCGCAACTAGCATTGCAAAAGCACGAAATTTAG
- a CDS encoding amidohydrolase yields MKTLAILLISALSFLAQAKPTIVGNVKGYTLSNSGALIQFSHIAFEGGKVLAIGDPTLLNQFQDNIFIDGKQKTLIPGLIDSHGHMLGLGATLLQVDVREDASAQKAAMHVRDYAAKNPQLNWVIGSGWNQVLWPDKAFPTAKQLDEYISDTPVWLERVDGHAGWANSKALELAGVDRNSVDPPGGKIVKDQQGNPTGVLIDTAMSLVEKYLPKADTVFYQASLDAATAHLLSLGITSMHDAGISQSVYDFYQNQAAQNQLKVRIYAMLAATDPNIESMLKAGYINAQNDFLSIRSVKVYGDGALGSRGAALFEDYSDAPHNRGLLVTQENQLKPLFDLVLGSKFQLNYHAIGDRANRLALDNFEQTFKSLGGEDLRNRVEHTQVISLDDIPRFKLLNIIPAMQPTHATSDMNMAEDRIGKDRLRGAYAWQRFVAQGSPLALGSDFPVELANPFYGLHAAVTRQDRNNQPDDGWIPSQSLTLLQAFKGFTIDGAYAAHQEQKLGGLTEGKWADFILIDRDIFSIPPEDIWKTQVLETWVAGSQVFSAQ; encoded by the coding sequence ATGAAAACCTTAGCAATTTTATTAATCTCTGCCCTTAGCTTTTTGGCCCAAGCAAAACCTACTATTGTGGGAAATGTAAAGGGTTATACCCTGTCGAACTCAGGGGCATTAATACAGTTTAGTCATATCGCCTTCGAGGGTGGAAAAGTATTAGCCATCGGCGATCCGACGCTATTAAACCAGTTTCAAGATAATATTTTCATCGATGGAAAGCAGAAAACCCTAATACCTGGTTTGATTGATTCACACGGACACATGTTGGGATTAGGGGCTACTCTATTGCAAGTGGATGTCAGAGAAGATGCTAGTGCCCAAAAAGCCGCCATGCATGTGCGCGATTATGCAGCGAAAAACCCGCAACTAAATTGGGTAATAGGTAGCGGCTGGAATCAGGTCTTATGGCCAGATAAAGCCTTCCCAACCGCCAAACAATTGGATGAATACATAAGCGATACTCCAGTTTGGCTTGAGCGGGTGGATGGCCATGCGGGTTGGGCAAATTCCAAAGCCCTCGAGCTCGCTGGAGTAGATAGAAACAGCGTAGATCCACCCGGTGGTAAGATAGTAAAAGATCAACAGGGTAATCCGACTGGTGTACTGATTGACACGGCTATGTCATTGGTCGAAAAATATTTACCAAAGGCCGATACTGTCTTCTATCAGGCCAGTCTTGATGCAGCGACGGCGCATCTATTATCGCTGGGCATTACCAGCATGCATGATGCTGGTATTAGCCAATCTGTATATGATTTCTACCAAAATCAAGCGGCTCAAAATCAATTGAAAGTGCGCATATATGCTATGTTAGCGGCCACTGATCCTAATATAGAAAGTATGCTTAAAGCAGGTTACATTAATGCCCAAAATGACTTTTTATCTATCAGAAGCGTCAAAGTTTATGGCGACGGCGCATTAGGCAGTCGTGGGGCCGCATTATTCGAAGACTACTCAGATGCGCCGCATAATCGCGGCTTGTTGGTGACTCAAGAAAATCAACTTAAACCATTGTTTGATTTAGTCTTGGGCAGCAAATTCCAACTTAATTATCATGCCATTGGTGACCGAGCAAATCGCTTGGCACTGGACAACTTTGAACAAACCTTTAAATCTCTAGGCGGCGAAGATTTACGCAATCGCGTAGAGCATACACAAGTCATTAGCCTTGATGATATTCCTCGCTTTAAACTGCTAAATATCATTCCAGCAATGCAGCCTACTCATGCCACCAGCGATATGAATATGGCCGAGGATAGGATTGGTAAAGACCGCTTACGTGGCGCTTATGCTTGGCAACGATTCGTTGCGCAAGGCTCACCCCTTGCCCTAGGTTCAGATTTCCCAGTAGAGCTAGCCAACCCATTTTACGGTTTGCACGCAGCAGTTACTCGTCAAGATAGAAACAATCAGCCAGATGATGGATGGATACCTAGCCAATCTTTAACGCTACTACAAGCGTTTAAAGGTTTCACAATTGACGGTGCTTACGCGGCTCATCAAGAACAGAAACTAGGTGGCTTGACCGAAGGTAAATGGGCCGATTTTATTCTAATTGACCGAGATATCTTTAGCATCCCGCCTGAGGATATTTGGAAAACCCAAGTATTAGAAACGTGGGTTGCTGGGTCTCAAGTATTTAGCGCCCAATAG
- a CDS encoding histidine kinase, protein MRKSTLVLNRYFWLANIFFWLAVLSVFTQFQYVADLNTDNESSWIWTWTLMSPWFINWIPVTACVFLVVRLNDEPDRSIYRKVFSHFIWMMALLTYYWVTTIFVREFLEGDDIAQFFDTLLRIVSTTSQLDIFIYLGVLTAALGIRFYHNAVQESIELKRMHHALTQEQLKTLRSQLNPHFLFNALNTIASLVRLKREKDAVTALSELSLMLRKILENKNHNNIKVRDEIAFINSYLAIQKMRFSEKLDTHVSVQPDCLELDIPNMLLHPLVENAVQHGSQLESNRNLLNLVISRNDKELKVVLTNKIAIYDTHSGFGIGLTNTRERLSRLYSHFRLELHPLNDGLFETLLAIPIGEPDA, encoded by the coding sequence ATGCGTAAGTCCACCTTAGTGCTTAATCGATATTTTTGGCTCGCCAATATATTTTTTTGGCTGGCGGTACTTTCGGTGTTTACGCAATTCCAATATGTAGCAGATTTAAACACTGACAATGAGTCCAGTTGGATTTGGACTTGGACCCTAATGAGCCCTTGGTTTATTAATTGGATCCCAGTAACAGCATGCGTTTTTCTGGTGGTAAGACTTAACGATGAGCCTGATAGGTCGATATACCGCAAAGTATTTAGCCATTTTATTTGGATGATGGCGTTATTGACCTACTATTGGGTCACCACCATATTTGTAAGGGAATTTCTTGAAGGTGATGATATAGCTCAGTTTTTTGATACTCTGCTGCGTATTGTCTCTACAACCTCGCAATTAGATATTTTTATCTACCTTGGAGTATTAACCGCCGCCTTAGGTATACGTTTTTATCATAATGCCGTTCAAGAAAGCATTGAGTTAAAACGCATGCACCACGCCCTAACTCAAGAGCAATTGAAGACTCTACGCTCGCAACTTAATCCACATTTTTTATTCAACGCATTAAATACCATTGCAAGTTTGGTTCGCCTTAAACGCGAAAAAGACGCGGTAACCGCATTGTCTGAGTTGAGCTTAATGTTGCGTAAAATTTTGGAAAACAAAAATCATAATAATATTAAAGTAAGAGATGAAATTGCCTTTATTAACAGCTATTTAGCAATTCAAAAAATGCGTTTCTCAGAAAAGTTGGATACCCATGTGTCGGTTCAACCAGATTGCTTGGAGTTAGACATTCCAAACATGTTATTGCACCCATTGGTTGAAAACGCAGTACAACATGGCTCTCAACTTGAATCCAACCGTAACCTACTTAATTTGGTTATCAGCCGGAATGACAAAGAATTGAAAGTGGTTCTTACCAATAAAATTGCCATTTACGATACCCACTCTGGATTTGGCATTGGTTTGACCAACACCCGAGAGAGACTTTCACGATTGTACAGTCATTTTCGGCTTGAACTTCATCCCCTTAATGACGGTTTATTTGAAACTCTGTTAGCGATTCCCATAGGAGAACCGGATGCTTAG
- a CDS encoding LytTR family DNA-binding domain-containing protein, producing MLSVLIADDEHLARETIKLLLKEQADITDVYEAEDGNQALMFAKELSPNIIFLDIEMPGISGIEVAKHIPENCVIIFATAYNEHAVEAFELNAIDYILKPFDDERFYTALERARQKIKGGQHDDYAKLSEIIQQMMGELQKGYRERLVIRDPGRIRLIDVGNINFITGAGNYAEIHLNDGKHVLHRETLATLEDQLNPAEFVRIHRSSIVRRSAIVELRPNDKGDYSVILQNGDVLTLSRRNRAKLDELTN from the coding sequence ATGCTTAGTGTGCTGATTGCCGATGATGAACATCTCGCCCGTGAAACAATCAAGTTGTTGTTAAAAGAACAAGCAGATATTACCGACGTGTATGAAGCCGAAGATGGCAATCAGGCGTTAATGTTCGCCAAAGAATTATCTCCCAATATTATCTTCTTAGACATCGAAATGCCGGGTATTTCAGGTATTGAAGTAGCAAAACATATACCTGAAAACTGCGTGATAATATTTGCCACCGCATACAACGAACATGCTGTTGAAGCCTTTGAACTAAATGCAATTGACTATATTTTAAAGCCCTTCGATGATGAGCGTTTTTACACTGCATTAGAACGAGCGCGACAAAAGATAAAAGGCGGGCAACATGACGATTACGCTAAGCTCAGCGAAATCATTCAGCAGATGATGGGCGAGCTGCAAAAGGGATATCGTGAACGCTTGGTCATTAGGGACCCAGGACGGATTCGTTTGATAGATGTTGGCAATATTAACTTCATTACCGGTGCGGGTAACTATGCCGAAATCCACCTTAATGATGGAAAACACGTGCTGCATCGAGAAACCCTAGCTACTCTTGAAGATCAGTTAAATCCCGCCGAATTTGTGCGTATTCACCGCTCATCTATTGTGCGTCGTAGCGCGATTGTGGAGTTGCGGCCTAATGATAAGGGTGACTATTCAGTGATCTTACAAAATGGCGATGTGCTGACGCTGTCCCGCCGCAACCGGGCAAAGTTAGATGAGTTGACCAATTAA
- a CDS encoding ABC transporter ATP-binding protein → MTKQHHLELTQVGIDFPTPTGVFNALTDVNLRIKKGEFISLIGHSGCGKSTVLNIVAGLLQATTGGVILDQTEVNEPGPERAVVFQNHSLLPWLSVYKNVELAVKQSQQPRSKQQIREWVEHNLDLVHMSHARDKLPAEISGGMKQRVGIARALSMQPKVLLMDEPFGALDALTRAHLQDSLMEIQAELGNTVIMITHDVDEAVLLSDRIVMMTNGPSATVGEILSVDLERPRNRIDLADNAQYNHYRHEVLRFLYEKQRKVETVTPRSAKKAQQSKANINSDAA, encoded by the coding sequence ATGACTAAACAACATCATTTAGAACTCACTCAAGTAGGAATTGATTTTCCCACCCCGACAGGAGTGTTTAATGCCCTTACTGACGTGAACTTGAGGATCAAAAAGGGCGAATTTATTTCGTTGATTGGACACTCTGGATGTGGAAAATCAACGGTGCTGAATATTGTGGCTGGTTTGCTGCAAGCCACCACCGGAGGTGTGATCCTAGACCAGACTGAAGTGAACGAGCCAGGCCCTGAGCGGGCGGTGGTGTTTCAAAATCACTCTTTATTGCCTTGGTTGTCAGTCTATAAAAATGTTGAGCTTGCAGTAAAACAAAGTCAACAGCCACGTAGCAAACAGCAGATTCGCGAATGGGTGGAGCATAACTTGGACTTGGTACATATGAGTCATGCTAGAGATAAATTACCTGCTGAAATTTCCGGAGGTATGAAACAACGGGTGGGAATAGCCCGAGCTTTGTCGATGCAACCAAAAGTCCTGTTGATGGATGAGCCTTTTGGCGCATTGGATGCGCTAACACGTGCCCACCTGCAAGATTCATTGATGGAGATCCAAGCAGAGTTAGGTAATACCGTCATTATGATAACCCATGATGTGGACGAAGCCGTGTTGTTATCAGATAGAATTGTAATGATGACCAATGGCCCGTCGGCCACAGTGGGGGAAATATTGTCAGTGGACTTAGAAAGACCACGCAATCGTATCGACTTGGCAGATAATGCCCAATATAACCATTATCGCCATGAAGTACTTAGGTTCTTATACGAAAAACAACGTAAAGTGGAAACGGTAACCCCTCGATCCGCAAAAAAAGCACAACAAAGTAAAGCGAATATCAATAGTGATGCTGCCTAA